Proteins from a single region of Macrotis lagotis isolate mMagLag1 chromosome 2, bilby.v1.9.chrom.fasta, whole genome shotgun sequence:
- the BTBD19 gene encoding BTB/POZ domain-containing protein 19, translating to MPRGWELGGGPGRGPPRRLPGPGPDPRPPRPERLRPRSRDPPPRGPLPTSSAASGGGPGPPPPMQGDPATFRAALRGLLTGARFSDVRFLVGQDRREVLAHRCLLTSRCDYFCQLFSENPGGGSPEEPIILADVPPEAFLMVLEFLYTNSITLDRRTVLEVLISALEYGLSELRELCVEFVVQNLDVELVCEALQVAVTFGLRRLRDSCLNFIESHTQAILRTPAFHELSPATLIAILRSDRLAVDEVELIAATRHWARVSSAVLEHSTAHVAQSVVGELRLPLLSPSELSALEEQNRVEPFIPVQQIAEAWKCHALRRGEALRGVQSRPRKGTAPREHHRYLEAAPKGPS from the exons ATGCCGAGGGGCTGGGAGCTCGGAGGGGGGCCCGGCCGGGGCCCCCCGCGGCGGCTGCCTGGACCCGGGCCGGACCCGAGGCCGCCGCGGCCGGAAAGGCTCCGGCCCCGCTCCCGGGACCCGCCGCCCCGGGGCCCGCTGCCGACCTCTAGCGCGGCCTCCGGCGGGGGCCCGGGGCCGCCTCCCCCGATGCAGGGAGACCCCGCTACCTTCAGGGCCGCGCTGCGGGGGCTGCTCACCGGGGCGCGCTTCAG TGATGTGCGGTTCTTGGTGGGCCAGGATCGAAGGGAAGTACTCGCCCACCGCTGCCTCCTGACCTCCCGATGCGACTATTTCTGCCAGCTCTTCAGTGAGAACCCTGGTGGGGGGTCCCCAGAGGAGCCCATAATCCTGGCTGATGTGCCCCCTGAGGCCTTCTTGATGGTTCTGGAATTCCTCTACACCAATAGCATCACCCTGGATAGGCGCACT GTCTTGGAAGTGCTGATTTCAGCGCTGGAATATGGGCTGTCAGAGCTTCGAGAG CTGTGTGTGGAATTTGTGGTGCAGAACCTGGATGTAGAGTTGGTCTGTGAAGCCCTTCAG GTGGCGGTGACCTTTGGGCTGCGGAGGTTGCGGGACAGTTGCCTGAATTTCATCGAGAGCCATACCCAG GCCATCCTGAGGACCCCAGCCTTCCACGAGCTTTCGCCGGCCACCTTGATCGCCATTCTGCGCAGTGACCGCCTGGCAGTGGACGAGGTCGAGCTCATCGCTGCCACCCGCCACTGGGCGCGGGTCAGCTCG GCGGTGCTGGAGCATTCCACGGCCCACGTGGCCCAGTCCGTGGTGGGGGAGCTGCGGCTGCCTCTGCTGTCCCCCTCGGAGCTCAGCGCACTGGAGGAGCAAAACCGGGTGGAACCCTTCATCCCG GTGCAGCAGATTGCCGAAGCCTGGAAATGCCACGCCCTCCGGCGCGGAGAAGCGCTTCGGGGCGTCCAGAGCCGCCCCCGAAAGGGGACCGCGCCCCGCGAGCACCACCGCTACTTGGAGGCGGCGCCCAAGGGGCCCAGCTAG